One window of the Chryseobacterium camelliae genome contains the following:
- a CDS encoding helix-turn-helix domain-containing protein has translation MTRDQLKKALGTRIIRLREQKGWSQSDLARACNKDRQAIEKLENGKVNPTLYTLLEVANALEISLPELVKLS, from the coding sequence ATGACCAGAGATCAACTAAAAAAAGCATTAGGTACACGTATCATCAGACTTCGTGAACAAAAGGGCTGGAGCCAGTCTGACCTTGCCCGTGCCTGCAACAAAGACCGGCAGGCCATTGAAAAGCTGGAAAACGGTAAAGTTAATCCTACCCTTTATACTTTGCTGGAAGTAGCCAACGCATTGGAAATCTCCCTTCCTGAACTGGTCAAATTATCCTGA
- a CDS encoding SymE family type I addiction module toxin — MVTVPEIRLTGKWLIRSGFAEGQRVNIQQRKNMIIITIDH; from the coding sequence ATGGTGACTGTTCCTGAAATAAGACTTACGGGAAAATGGCTTATCCGGTCAGGATTTGCGGAAGGACAACGGGTCAATATCCAGCAGAGAAAAAACATGATCATCATCACCATTGATCATTAA
- a CDS encoding MFS transporter: MKLIRLYTNSFKGLSTESWMLALVMLINRSGSMVLPFLGVYMINHLHFSIENTGIVLSFFGIGSVIGSWLGGFITDKIGEYKVQYLSLLLSVPLFCLIPVFNTEAGVAAIILLQSIVSESFRPANSVAITKYAKPENITRAFSLNRMAVNLGFSIGPALGGILSAISYEFLFLSNALTALLAGILYIVFFRKRNKLARLKVKKVKEAIELKKEGSPYRDSKFMVYCFLCMVFSICFFQLFSTLTIFYKDSAHLSQQNIGYILGYSGFLVVLLEMGLVQVAEKYFSLAVTMFLGTLICGLSYALLGFSHHMVALVVSMSLLCVGEIWALPFMSTITALRAGKNNKGAYMGLTGISFSIAFIITPSLGTFIAEKFGFTVLWIGTGVVLTIVAIAFYYVVPWMLRHKKEIHN, from the coding sequence ATGAAACTGATACGTCTTTATACCAACTCTTTTAAAGGACTTTCCACCGAAAGCTGGATGCTTGCCCTGGTCATGTTGATCAACCGCTCCGGTTCCATGGTATTGCCATTCCTGGGAGTGTATATGATCAATCACCTGCATTTCAGCATAGAAAATACCGGAATCGTACTGAGTTTCTTCGGCATCGGCTCCGTAATCGGTTCCTGGCTGGGAGGGTTTATTACCGATAAAATAGGGGAATATAAAGTGCAGTACCTGAGCTTATTGCTGAGTGTGCCTCTGTTCTGCCTAATTCCTGTTTTCAATACAGAAGCGGGAGTGGCGGCCATTATCCTGCTCCAGAGTATCGTAAGCGAATCCTTCCGGCCCGCGAATTCCGTGGCCATTACAAAATATGCGAAACCAGAAAATATTACCCGTGCGTTCTCGCTTAACCGTATGGCTGTAAACCTGGGGTTTTCCATCGGACCGGCTTTGGGAGGGATTCTTTCAGCGATTTCTTATGAGTTCCTGTTTTTGAGTAACGCACTTACGGCATTGCTTGCAGGGATCCTGTATATTGTTTTCTTCAGGAAGCGTAATAAGCTGGCCAGGCTGAAAGTTAAAAAAGTAAAGGAGGCCATTGAGTTAAAAAAAGAAGGTTCGCCTTACCGCGACAGCAAATTCATGGTGTACTGTTTCCTGTGCATGGTATTTTCCATCTGCTTCTTTCAGTTGTTCAGTACCCTTACGATTTTCTATAAGGATTCTGCTCACCTGAGCCAGCAGAATATAGGCTATATCCTGGGCTACAGCGGATTTTTAGTGGTATTGCTGGAAATGGGGCTGGTACAGGTAGCGGAAAAATATTTCAGCCTGGCTGTAACCATGTTTTTGGGAACACTGATCTGTGGTTTGTCCTATGCGCTTTTAGGCTTTAGTCATCACATGGTTGCTTTGGTCGTTTCCATGAGCCTGCTCTGTGTGGGAGAAATCTGGGCACTCCCGTTTATGTCGACCATCACGGCGTTACGTGCGGGAAAAAACAACAAAGGTGCGTATATGGGACTGACTGGCATCTCCTTTTCCATTGCGTTCATCATCACGCCTTCCCTCGGAACATTTATAGCTGAAAAATTCGGCTTTACCGTATTGTGGATCGGGACCGGAGTGGTGTTAACCATCGTTGCCATTGCATTTTATTATGTTGTCCCATGGATGCTCCGTCATAAGAAAGAGATACACAATTAA
- a CDS encoding glutamine--tRNA ligase/YqeY domain fusion protein, with protein MEEEKKSLNFIEQIIEDDLANGLNKEQIRFRFPPEPNGYLHVGHTKAICINFGLGEKYNAPVNLRFDDTNPEKEEQEFVDSIIKDVEWLGFKWDKILYTSDYFQQLYDWAVQLIKEGKAYVDEQPSELITEQRKNPAEPGVESPYRNRPAEESLDLFERMKNGEFDEGSMSLRAKIDMVSPNMNMRDPVMYRILKRPHHRTGTEWKIYPMYDWAHGESDYIEQVSHSLCSLEFENHRPLYNWYLEQVYDDSKIAPKQREFARMNVSYMITSKRKLQRLIAEKVVNGWDDPRMPTISGMRRKGYTPASIRNFIEKVGVAKRENLIEIQLLEFCVREDLNKVAKRVMTVVDPVKLVIENYPEGKEEWLETENNPEQEDAGTREIPFSRELYIEREDFKEEANNKFFRLKLGGEVRLKSAYIIKGERVEKDENGEITTIYATYDEKSKSGSGTEESLRKVKGTIHWVSAKHAIPVEVRNYDRLFTVEQPDAEKEVDFLNFINPESVTSVQGFAEPGLKDAAVGEPLQFQRIGYFTKDQDSAEDRLVFNRTVTLKDSYKPE; from the coding sequence ATGGAAGAAGAAAAAAAATCACTCAATTTTATTGAGCAAATCATTGAAGATGATCTGGCAAACGGTCTGAACAAAGAACAGATCCGTTTCCGTTTTCCGCCTGAACCAAACGGTTACCTGCATGTGGGCCATACCAAGGCTATCTGCATTAACTTCGGCCTGGGCGAAAAGTACAACGCTCCCGTTAACCTTCGTTTTGACGATACGAATCCTGAGAAAGAAGAACAGGAATTCGTGGATTCCATCATTAAAGATGTTGAGTGGTTAGGGTTCAAATGGGATAAAATACTGTACACATCAGATTACTTCCAGCAGCTTTATGATTGGGCCGTACAGCTTATTAAAGAAGGAAAAGCCTATGTGGATGAACAGCCTTCCGAACTGATTACCGAACAGCGCAAAAACCCTGCTGAGCCGGGAGTGGAATCACCGTACAGAAACCGTCCGGCAGAAGAATCGCTGGACCTGTTTGAAAGAATGAAAAACGGTGAGTTTGACGAAGGTTCCATGTCTTTGCGAGCAAAGATAGATATGGTTTCGCCGAATATGAATATGAGGGACCCTGTGATGTACAGGATCCTGAAAAGGCCTCACCACAGAACCGGTACAGAATGGAAAATTTATCCGATGTACGACTGGGCCCATGGGGAATCCGATTATATAGAACAGGTTTCACATTCACTGTGCTCTCTGGAATTCGAAAACCACAGGCCATTATACAATTGGTACCTGGAACAGGTATATGACGATTCCAAGATTGCTCCTAAGCAAAGGGAATTTGCAAGGATGAATGTTTCGTACATGATTACGTCCAAGCGTAAACTACAGAGGCTGATTGCCGAAAAAGTGGTCAACGGTTGGGATGATCCGAGGATGCCTACCATTTCAGGAATGAGAAGGAAAGGATACACCCCTGCCTCGATCAGGAACTTTATAGAAAAAGTAGGGGTTGCCAAAAGGGAAAACCTCATTGAGATCCAGTTACTGGAATTCTGTGTCCGTGAAGACCTGAATAAAGTCGCCAAAAGGGTCATGACGGTTGTAGACCCTGTTAAACTGGTGATTGAAAATTATCCTGAAGGAAAAGAAGAATGGCTGGAAACGGAAAATAATCCTGAGCAGGAAGATGCAGGAACCAGGGAAATACCGTTTTCACGGGAATTGTATATTGAACGTGAAGACTTCAAGGAAGAAGCCAATAATAAATTTTTCAGGCTCAAGTTAGGCGGGGAAGTCCGTTTAAAATCTGCCTACATCATCAAAGGTGAAAGGGTAGAGAAGGATGAGAACGGGGAAATTACAACCATTTACGCTACTTATGACGAAAAGTCCAAATCAGGAAGCGGAACGGAGGAAAGCCTCAGGAAAGTTAAGGGAACCATTCACTGGGTTTCGGCAAAGCATGCGATTCCGGTAGAAGTGAGGAATTACGACAGATTGTTTACCGTAGAGCAGCCTGACGCTGAGAAAGAGGTGGATTTCCTCAACTTCATCAATCCTGAGTCCGTAACTTCAGTGCAGGGATTTGCAGAGCCTGGACTGAAAGATGCAGCTGTGGGTGAGCCCCTTCAGTTCCAGAGAATTGGTTATTTCACAAAAGACCAGGATTCTGCGGAGGACAGATTGGTCTTCAACAGAACTGTAACATTAAAAGACTCTTATAAGCCGGAGTAA
- a CDS encoding o-succinylbenzoate synthase has product MKAEYFRYLLEFKRPGGTSRGVLHEKETFILEVSDQGNKGVGECALFRGLSFDDRPDYEEKLQWLCLNIHQHPDNLYGELKDYPSIWFGYEQAMLNLKYGGNLYFPSEFTERKVPVIINGLIWMGNVQFMEEQIQDKLDQGFHCIKLKIGTDWQSEHRILHKLREKFSRDVLELRVDANGAFSKEQAGVVLQQLADLDIHSIEQPIKAGHWMHMAELCLNTPTPIALDEELIGIAGTEEKVELLETIRSQYIILKPALVGGFRGCDEWIELAENRNIDWWITSALESNIGLNAIAQYTYTKKSNKPQGLGTGGLFTNNFDNYLDLKGEQLYFK; this is encoded by the coding sequence ATGAAAGCAGAATATTTCAGATATCTATTAGAATTTAAACGCCCGGGAGGAACTTCCCGAGGCGTTTTGCATGAAAAAGAAACCTTTATTCTTGAAGTGTCAGATCAGGGAAACAAAGGAGTAGGGGAATGTGCCCTATTCAGGGGACTGAGCTTTGACGACAGGCCGGATTACGAAGAAAAGCTTCAATGGCTTTGTCTTAATATTCATCAGCACCCTGATAATTTATATGGAGAGCTTAAAGACTATCCATCCATATGGTTTGGTTATGAACAGGCCATGCTCAATCTGAAATACGGCGGGAATCTGTATTTTCCAAGCGAATTTACGGAGCGCAAGGTTCCGGTTATAATTAACGGCCTCATCTGGATGGGGAATGTTCAGTTTATGGAAGAGCAGATACAGGACAAACTGGACCAGGGGTTTCACTGCATCAAGCTTAAAATAGGGACGGACTGGCAGTCTGAACACAGGATCCTGCATAAGCTGCGGGAGAAATTCTCACGGGACGTCCTGGAATTGCGTGTAGATGCCAACGGGGCATTTTCAAAAGAACAGGCAGGCGTTGTTTTACAGCAGCTGGCAGACCTTGATATCCATTCTATTGAGCAGCCTATTAAAGCCGGCCATTGGATGCACATGGCAGAACTCTGCCTGAATACGCCAACCCCTATAGCATTGGATGAGGAGCTGATCGGAATTGCGGGTACAGAGGAAAAAGTGGAATTGCTGGAAACCATAAGGTCACAATACATTATTTTGAAGCCTGCCCTTGTGGGAGGTTTCAGAGGCTGTGACGAATGGATAGAACTGGCAGAAAACCGGAATATTGACTGGTGGATTACCTCTGCTCTTGAAAGCAACATTGGCCTCAATGCCATAGCGCAATATACCTATACCAAAAAAAGTAATAAGCCTCAGGGCTTAGGCACGGGAGGCTTGTTTACCAATAATTTCGATAATTATTTGGACCTTAAGGGCGAACAGCTTTATTTTAAGTAA
- the fbp gene encoding class 1 fructose-bisphosphatase has translation MPDQILQTLGEFIIDKQDDFQYSTGELSRLLSAIRLASKVVNREVNKAGIADIIGKVGSQNVQGEEQQKLDVMANDIFITALSQREVVCGIASEENDDFIDIKCMGNGHLSKYVVLIDPLDGSSNIDVNVSVGTIFSIYRRVTEPGTPVQLEDFLQKGVNQIAAGYVVYGSSTMIVYTTGNGVNGFTLDPSLGTYYLSHPNMRFPENGKIYSINEGNYIKFPQGVKNYLKYCQMEEGDRPYTSRYIGSLVADFHRNMLKGGIYIYPSYSQAPNGKLRLLYECNPMALLAEQAGGKATDGFRRILEIEPTELHQRIPFFCGNIKMVEKAEEFMRIDSVKE, from the coding sequence ATGCCAGATCAGATACTACAGACGTTAGGGGAATTCATCATTGATAAGCAGGACGATTTTCAGTATTCAACAGGAGAGCTTTCACGGCTCCTCAGCGCAATAAGGCTGGCTTCAAAGGTAGTTAACAGAGAAGTTAACAAGGCCGGGATTGCAGATATCATCGGAAAAGTGGGCAGCCAGAATGTACAGGGAGAAGAGCAGCAGAAACTCGATGTAATGGCCAACGATATTTTCATTACTGCTTTATCACAAAGGGAGGTAGTCTGTGGGATTGCATCGGAAGAAAATGACGATTTCATTGATATCAAGTGCATGGGCAACGGGCATCTGAGCAAATATGTTGTACTGATTGATCCGCTGGACGGATCATCCAATATTGATGTCAATGTTTCCGTAGGGACCATCTTTTCCATCTACAGGAGGGTGACAGAACCCGGGACACCGGTTCAGCTCGAAGATTTCCTGCAGAAAGGGGTCAACCAGATTGCAGCAGGATATGTAGTGTATGGTTCTTCTACCATGATTGTGTATACTACCGGTAACGGTGTGAACGGATTTACACTGGATCCTTCTTTAGGAACCTATTACCTTTCCCATCCGAATATGAGGTTTCCTGAGAATGGTAAGATATATTCTATCAACGAAGGAAATTATATCAAATTTCCTCAGGGTGTAAAAAATTATCTTAAATACTGCCAGATGGAAGAAGGTGACCGTCCGTATACGTCAAGGTACATTGGCTCACTTGTTGCAGACTTCCACAGGAATATGCTTAAAGGAGGGATTTATATCTATCCGTCTTACTCTCAGGCGCCGAATGGTAAGCTGAGATTGCTGTATGAGTGCAATCCTATGGCCCTCCTGGCAGAACAGGCCGGCGGTAAGGCTACAGATGGTTTCAGAAGGATCCTGGAAATTGAGCCCACGGAACTGCACCAGAGAATACCGTTTTTCTGCGGGAATATCAAGATGGTGGAAAAAGCAGAAGAATTTATGAGAATTGACAGTGTGAAAGAATGA